CGTGTTCGGATACGCGGTGTGCAGGCTGCTGCGGGCGTATCTGTCACCTATTCTTGGAGGACCCATGAAGATCCTGACCCTAGTCCGGCAAGTCCCCGACGCGGAAGCTCGCGTCAAGATCACTGGCCAGAACGTGGACCTCGAAGGCGCGACCCTCGTGATCGACGGGATGGACGAGTACGGCGTGGAAGAAGCCCTGCGCCTGCGTGAAGGCGGTGGGGGCGTCGAGGAGATCGTCGCGCTCGCGGTCGGCCCCAAGCGCGTCGAGGACGCCCTGCGGACCGCCCTGGCGATGGGCGTGGACCGCGCCATCCACGTCGAGACGGACCAGAAGCTCGACCCCATCGCGCTGAGCCGCGTGGTGGCGCAGGTCGCGCAGGCCGAGGGCGCGGGCCTGATCCTGGTCGGCGGCCAGGAAGCCGACTGGGACAGCCAGGCGCTGGGGGCCGCGACCGCCGAACGCCTGGGCTGGCCGCAGCTCACCTGGACCAACGAGCTTCAACTGGAGGGGGACACCCTCACCGGGCGGCATGACGTGGACGACGGCAACGAGAGCTTCCGCGCCAGCCTCCCCGCCGTGGTCACCACCCAGCAGGGCCTCAACGAGCCGCGCTACCCGACCCTCCCCAACATCATGAAGGCCAAGAAGAAGGAACTCCGCAAGGACGACCTGGGCCAGTACGGCGCGCAGCCAGCGGTCCGGGTCGTGAACAGCGAAATCCAGACCCGCGCCCGCCTGAACAAGATGATCGACGGCAAGGACCCGCAGGCCGCCGCCGAACAGCTCCTCGATCTCCTGCGGAACGAAGCGAAGGTGATCGCATGATCCTGATCGTCGCCGAACACGCGGGCGGCAAGCTCGCCAAATCCACCCTCGAAATGGTCACGGCGGCCCGGCAGTCCGGGCGTGAAGGCCCCGTCACCGTGCTGGTGCTGGGCCAGGGCGTCGCGGACGTGGCGAACGAGGCCGCGCGCTACGCCGATCAGGTGCTGGTCGCGGACCTGCCGCAGCTTGCTAACTACAACGCCGAGGTCTGGGCCGCCGCGACCGCCCAGATCGCTCAGGAAGGCGAGGCCAGCACCGTCATCATCGGCGGGAGCCGCTCGGGCCGTGAGTATGCCCCGCGCGTGGCGGTGAAGCTCGACGCACCCTACCTGGAAGACGTGATCCAGCTCTCCGCGAGTGGCAACGCGCTCCAGGCCCAGCGGTACACCTACCTGGCCCGCGTGACCGAGACGGTCGAGGCCGAGGCCCCGGTGATCGTGGTGACGGTGAAGCCCGGGTCCTTCGCGCCCGCTGCCCCCGCCGCCGCTGCGGGCGAGCAGTACGACGTGGAACTCGACCTGCCCGCGCCGCGCGTGGAGGTGACCGGCAAGAGCGTCGAGAAGAGCAGCCGCGTCGCCCTGACCGAAGCGGACGTGATCGTGACCGGCGGGCGCGGGGTGGGCAGCCCCGAGAACTTCGCCACCTACGTCGAGGGGCTGGCGGACCGTATCGGGGCGGGCGTGGGCGCGACCCGCGCAGTCGTGGACGCGGGCTGGCGGCCCTACGCGGAGCAGGTGGGCCAGACCGGCAAGACCGTGCAGCCCAAGGCGTACATCGCGCTGGGCGTGAGCGGGGCCGTGCAGCACCTCTCCGGCATGGGCAAGAGCAAATACATCGTCGCCATCAACAAGGACGCCGAGGCCCCGATCTTCAAGGTCGCGGACTACGGTATCGTGGGCGATGTGAACCAGATCGTGCCCGCGCTGATCGAGGCCGCCCGGAAATAACCCGCACGGCCGACAACGCCGCTCCCCTCCGCGTGAGGGTGGGCGGCGTTGCCACTGTAAAGGCAGGACGACCGCAAAGGTGCCGAGTCCGCACAGCCCCGCTCAACCCCACTGCTGCGCAGCTCTGCGAGTCCGGCCCTTACCCCTCCGAGCCACCTCCCCTCAAGGGAGGCAACAGATTGAGCGTCCTAGAGGGCAACCCATGTTCCTGAACGGACTTTGCAGTGGCCCTGTGTGAAAGCCACCCCTGGCCTTTTTCTCCACCTGGGGGGTTACACTGGGGGAACAACACAATCTTTCCCTCAGGAGCCGCGCATGAAGAGAGTCACCCTCGCCGCCGTCACCCTGGTCACCGCCCTCGCTGCCTGTGGGCAGAACCCCACCGCCTCGGCCCCTACCGCCGCTGCCCCCGGCACCCCTGGTCCCGGTACGCTGACCGCCGCCTATGCTGGCCGCCCCGAACTTCAGGACGCGGACAGTCAGGCGATCCTGGCGCGGTACGGCAACGATCCGGGCCTGCTCGCCGCCCTTCAGGAAGCGTATGGGGAGCGGCCTGCTGACATGACGCGGCCCGCGGCCCCCGCCATCACGGGTCTGGACCTCGCCAGTGACCGCCTCGCGTACATCAAGCGGGTGGCCTGGGGCACGGTGGCCGCCTACAACAGCCAGTACGCGAACCGGAGCGCGGTGAATGCCCAGTACCCGGGTCTGGACTGGAGCCGTGACGGGTGCAGCGCCCCCGACGGCGTGGGCCTGGGCTACCGCGAGGACTTCCGGCCCGCCTGCAACGTGCATGACTTCGGCTACCGCAACCTCAAGGTCTACCAGCGGACTGATGCGAACCGTCTGGCGACGGACGACGCCTTTTACGTCAACATGAAAGGCATCTGCGCCGCGAAAAGCTGGTACAAGGAACCGCCCTGCTACGCCGCCGCCTACGCTTACTACCAGGGCGTACGTCTGGGCGGAAGCAGCAGTTTCTAGGAGCAGGTCAAGCGCCGCACCGTTCCTGCTCATGGGAGCGGTGCGGCCCTTCTTGCCGGACGCCAGAGAGGCCAGCATCCCATCTTGTCAAACTCTGGTCGTCCGAACCGCACCCCCCGAACAGAACCCTTCGACCCGCGCTCAGCCGAGTTCCAACACCGTCCGGTGCGCCAGTCCCGCCGCCTTCGCGGCCCGCCACGCCCCCCGCGCGTCTCCCCGCGCCACCTGTTCCATGAACGTCCCGTCCCGTGCCAGTGTCGTGAGCACCCAGAAATCCCCCCAGACTTCCAGCCCCCACTCGGCGCGCATGGCTTTGGCGGCGGCTTCCCAGACGGGTTCGGAGAGATGTTCCAGCGGCGCGATGAAATGCAGCTCACCGTCGGTGCCGGGCGTGCGCGCCACCTCCCGGCGGTACTGCTCGCGCTCGCGGCGGGTCATGGCCTCCCAGGCTCCGGCCTCGCAGTAACGGGCAGGCAGGGCGCTGAAGGTGTCGCGGCAGCGGGTGGGGCGCACGTCGTAGCGGGTGCAGCCGCCACTCTCGCGGTCAAGCAGCGGGCAGAAGCCGACCTCCGTGCGGTGGCGCTCCACGTACACGTCCTCGTCGGGGGCCGTGCGGGCATTGTGCAGGACCTGGCGGGCGTGCGCCTCCACCCGCGCGGCCTCCTCGTCCGTGAGGGCCTGGGCGGTCACCAGGGCCTCGGCCAGGCTGACACGGATCGGCATGTTGCAGCACGCGAAGCAGCCCGCGCCGCAGAAGACGC
The window above is part of the Deinococcus metallilatus genome. Proteins encoded here:
- a CDS encoding electron transfer flavoprotein subunit beta/FixA family protein, producing the protein MKILTLVRQVPDAEARVKITGQNVDLEGATLVIDGMDEYGVEEALRLREGGGGVEEIVALAVGPKRVEDALRTALAMGVDRAIHVETDQKLDPIALSRVVAQVAQAEGAGLILVGGQEADWDSQALGAATAERLGWPQLTWTNELQLEGDTLTGRHDVDDGNESFRASLPAVVTTQQGLNEPRYPTLPNIMKAKKKELRKDDLGQYGAQPAVRVVNSEIQTRARLNKMIDGKDPQAAAEQLLDLLRNEAKVIA
- a CDS encoding electron transfer flavoprotein subunit alpha/FixB family protein — translated: MILIVAEHAGGKLAKSTLEMVTAARQSGREGPVTVLVLGQGVADVANEAARYADQVLVADLPQLANYNAEVWAAATAQIAQEGEASTVIIGGSRSGREYAPRVAVKLDAPYLEDVIQLSASGNALQAQRYTYLARVTETVEAEAPVIVVTVKPGSFAPAAPAAAAGEQYDVELDLPAPRVEVTGKSVEKSSRVALTEADVIVTGGRGVGSPENFATYVEGLADRIGAGVGATRAVVDAGWRPYAEQVGQTGKTVQPKAYIALGVSGAVQHLSGMGKSKYIVAINKDAEAPIFKVADYGIVGDVNQIVPALIEAARK
- a CDS encoding phospholipase A2 → MKRVTLAAVTLVTALAACGQNPTASAPTAAAPGTPGPGTLTAAYAGRPELQDADSQAILARYGNDPGLLAALQEAYGERPADMTRPAAPAITGLDLASDRLAYIKRVAWGTVAAYNSQYANRSAVNAQYPGLDWSRDGCSAPDGVGLGYREDFRPACNVHDFGYRNLKVYQRTDANRLATDDAFYVNMKGICAAKSWYKEPPCYAAAYAYYQGVRLGGSSSF
- a CDS encoding YkgJ family cysteine cluster protein, with the translated sequence MTRPSSPTLPRSPSSRVTAAVERGYAAYARRAQAWTARYQERGGRVFCGAGCFACCNMPIRVSLAEALVTAQALTDEEAARVEAHARQVLHNARTAPDEDVYVERHRTEVGFCPLLDRESGGCTRYDVRPTRCRDTFSALPARYCEAGAWEAMTRREREQYRREVARTPGTDGELHFIAPLEHLSEPVWEAAAKAMRAEWGLEVWGDFWVLTTLARDGTFMEQVARGDARGAWRAAKAAGLAHRTVLELG